Proteins from a genomic interval of Lusitaniella coriacea LEGE 07157:
- a CDS encoding isocitrate lyase/PEP mutase family protein: MNHAIAHSGNLLRQALSNRDIIPFIGVYDVFSASIAGKYYDGIFISGFSFAASHYGLPDIGFITWSDIVAFVQRVKTILPQHLILVDIDDGYVDAEVACHVVSLLESVGASGVIIEDQKRPRRCGHLDGKLLMELDDFLEKLNKVLATRKELFVVARTDATELDEIVRRVKAFADAGADAVLADGIKDLSVLQTLKSAVDCPIVFNQIAGGKSPPCDLTELKEAGVSLVNYSTPCLFAAQTALEDEMQLLRERNGLLQKQRVGVKDCNAKLHENLANRSYKVGRV; encoded by the coding sequence ATGAATCACGCGATCGCGCATTCTGGAAATCTCTTACGACAAGCCTTATCAAATCGGGATATTATCCCCTTTATTGGCGTTTACGATGTGTTTTCCGCTTCCATTGCTGGGAAATATTACGACGGAATTTTCATTAGCGGTTTTAGTTTCGCCGCCAGTCACTACGGCTTACCCGACATCGGTTTTATTACTTGGTCGGATATTGTTGCTTTTGTCCAACGGGTCAAAACAATTTTGCCCCAACACCTCATCCTTGTGGATATTGACGATGGGTATGTGGATGCGGAAGTTGCCTGTCACGTCGTCTCTTTACTCGAATCCGTTGGCGCGTCAGGAGTGATTATTGAAGACCAAAAACGTCCGCGACGCTGCGGGCATTTAGATGGCAAGTTGTTGATGGAATTGGATGATTTTCTCGAAAAGTTGAATAAAGTTTTGGCAACGCGCAAAGAGTTATTTGTGGTTGCAAGAACCGATGCAACGGAACTCGATGAAATTGTCCGTCGGGTGAAAGCTTTTGCTGATGCGGGTGCGGATGCGGTGTTAGCAGATGGAATTAAGGATTTAAGCGTCCTGCAAACTCTAAAATCTGCGGTGGACTGTCCCATCGTATTCAACCAAATTGCGGGAGGAAAGTCGCCTCCGTGCGATCTTACCGAATTGAAGGAAGCGGGAGTTTCTTTAGTCAATTACAGCACGCCTTGTTTGTTTGCTGCTCAAACCGCCCTTGAGGACGAAATGCAACTGCTTCGGGAACGGAATGGATTACTGCAAAAACAGCGCGTTGGCGTGAAGGATTGTAATGCCAAATTACACGAAAATTTAGCGAATCGAAGTTATAAAGTTGGGCGGGTTTAG
- a CDS encoding AMP-binding protein, with amino-acid sequence MYQSIQAILDDRANLNPNDIALCAIARSPLTYTQLRDRVHKGITFLQTLGIGYNDRVAIALPNGSEMAVAFLTAACGATCAPLNPNYREPEFEFYLEDLNAKALIVQAGVADAARTVAQKRGIPIIKLTPTPEAEAGVFELSISFSGSSELQESPSLPLSASPRPPVSPTPSPSHTALILHTSGTTSRPKIVPLTHRNLCTSANNIRTALNLTARDRCLNVMPLFHIHGLMGALLSSLSAGASVVCTPGFYSPKFFRWVEEFRPTWYSAVPTMHQQILARAEANREIIERCPIRLIRASSAPLPPQVMAALEQIFNAPVIESYGMTEASHQMASNPLPPKTRKPGSVGIAAGPEVAIMDEEGNLLSPGETREVVIRGENVTQGYENNPEANANAFTNGWFRTGDLGNLDEAGYLFLKGRIKEIINRGGEKISPREVDEVLLDFPEVEQVVTFAAPHKLLGEDVAAAVVLREGATVSEQALKEFAAERLSDFKIPRVILFLDEIPKGPTGKRQRIGLAEKLGLTASDPTVPRAEYAPPQTSVEKTLAQIWSEVLEVTPVGIHDNFFQLGGDSILAAQIVNRVRDALHIELSFLIFFQQPTVARMAENITQLQAETVDSDELDAMLAEIESLSEEDAEELLK; translated from the coding sequence CGCTTCCCAATGGTTCGGAAATGGCGGTTGCCTTTCTCACGGCAGCTTGCGGGGCAACCTGCGCGCCTCTCAATCCCAACTATCGCGAACCGGAGTTTGAATTTTATCTCGAAGATTTAAACGCCAAAGCCCTCATCGTTCAAGCCGGCGTTGCGGATGCAGCAAGAACCGTTGCCCAGAAGCGGGGAATTCCCATTATCAAACTCACCCCAACCCCAGAAGCAGAAGCAGGGGTTTTTGAACTCTCCATCTCTTTTTCTGGAAGTTCGGAGTTACAGGAATCTCCCTCTCTACCTCTCTCCGCGTCTCCGCGTCCCCCCGTCTCCCCAACTCCCTCTCCCTCCCACACCGCCCTCATCCTCCACACCTCCGGAACCACCTCTCGCCCCAAAATCGTTCCCCTTACCCATCGCAATCTCTGCACGTCGGCGAACAATATTCGTACTGCCCTCAATTTAACAGCGCGCGATCGCTGTTTGAACGTGATGCCCCTGTTCCACATCCACGGCTTAATGGGGGCGCTCCTCTCCTCTCTCAGTGCGGGGGCAAGTGTGGTTTGTACTCCCGGCTTTTATTCGCCCAAATTCTTCCGTTGGGTTGAGGAATTTCGTCCCACCTGGTACAGTGCCGTCCCCACCATGCACCAACAAATTCTCGCGCGCGCAGAAGCCAATCGAGAGATTATCGAACGCTGTCCCATTCGTTTGATTCGCGCCTCTTCTGCGCCCCTTCCGCCTCAAGTAATGGCAGCGTTGGAACAAATTTTTAATGCGCCTGTCATTGAGTCCTACGGCATGACGGAGGCTTCTCACCAAATGGCAAGCAATCCCCTTCCTCCTAAAACCAGAAAACCCGGTTCTGTGGGCATTGCAGCAGGGCCAGAGGTAGCAATTATGGATGAGGAGGGAAATTTGCTTTCGCCAGGAGAAACAAGGGAGGTGGTGATTCGCGGTGAAAATGTCACCCAAGGGTATGAAAACAATCCCGAAGCCAATGCGAATGCTTTTACAAACGGCTGGTTTCGCACGGGGGATTTGGGGAATTTGGATGAGGCGGGTTATTTATTCCTTAAAGGACGGATTAAGGAGATTATTAACCGAGGGGGCGAAAAAATTTCTCCTCGCGAAGTGGACGAGGTGTTGCTCGATTTCCCGGAAGTCGAGCAAGTTGTGACATTTGCCGCGCCGCACAAACTTTTGGGAGAGGATGTTGCAGCAGCGGTGGTGTTACGAGAGGGTGCAACGGTTAGCGAACAAGCGTTGAAGGAATTTGCGGCGGAACGGCTATCGGATTTTAAAATTCCCCGCGTTATTCTTTTCCTCGATGAGATTCCCAAGGGACCCACGGGGAAGCGACAGCGTATTGGTTTGGCGGAAAAGCTAGGACTTACCGCTTCCGATCCTACCGTACCCAGGGCGGAGTATGCACCGCCTCAGACGAGTGTGGAAAAAACCCTCGCTCAAATTTGGTCTGAGGTTTTGGAGGTTACGCCTGTAGGGATTCACGATAACTTTTTCCAGTTGGGAGGCGATTCCATCCTCGCTGCCCAAATTGTCAACCGCGTTCGAGATGCTTTGCATATTGAGCTATCTTTCCTGATTTTCTTCCAACAGCCGACGGTGGCTCGCATGGCAGAAAATATTACGCAATTGCAAGCTGAAACTGTTGATTCTGATGAATTAGACGCGATGTTAGCGGAGATTGAATCGTTATCGGAGGAGGATGCAGAGGAACTTCTGAAGTGA